In Fibrobacter sp. UWB15, the following proteins share a genomic window:
- a CDS encoding tyrosine-protein phosphatase — protein sequence MRKNWPILVGLLVCTQAFIACSNSVSTFVANEAEEPQATREEIAVADTTVAEEPAKPDTTIPEEIAVPDTATSSDTTVTVDTVNTDTTTHDAALEDSNELHFILEEDGITSGKMYLNYPADSFLTRFEIGDIVTVAINGYDTLEMPVAESSSDVPIAGFLVAAIKGSDQLVLTAHNAKLASVLGITAENAPIEVSVSMKEKGGYLLGLDIMRNTQYMDTYTESYPDLSVEEFANFREVHTTGMGEHKLYRSSSPIYLYLGRNYYVDSLAQAAGVTTFINLADSESSAYSNKGYETTYYSTQNIIFLGVPPEFFSEIFKVGLVIGFRYMIEHEGPYLVHCTYGMDRTGFIIAVLEALMGATAEEIQDDYAKTFSNYFTVVNGKQVALNEQQIDFFKAVVLRNLKAVYHAEGIDVPDTEPNDWTAATENYLEKLGMTQEEISALKDRLK from the coding sequence ATGAGAAAAAATTGGCCGATTCTTGTAGGACTCCTGGTTTGCACGCAGGCTTTTATAGCCTGTAGCAATTCCGTTTCAACTTTTGTTGCAAACGAGGCTGAAGAACCTCAAGCAACACGAGAAGAAATCGCAGTTGCGGACACTACAGTTGCCGAAGAACCAGCTAAGCCTGACACTACAATTCCCGAAGAAATCGCAGTTCCAGACACAGCTACAAGCTCTGACACGACGGTCACTGTAGACACGGTAAATACCGATACAACCACTCACGATGCAGCCTTAGAAGATTCCAACGAACTTCATTTTATACTTGAAGAAGACGGAATCACATCCGGCAAAATGTATCTAAACTACCCGGCGGATTCTTTCTTGACGCGGTTTGAAATTGGCGACATTGTAACAGTCGCAATCAACGGCTACGACACTCTTGAAATGCCGGTAGCGGAAAGTTCCAGCGACGTGCCCATCGCAGGATTCCTTGTCGCCGCAATCAAGGGTTCCGACCAACTTGTCTTGACAGCTCATAACGCCAAGTTGGCAAGTGTCCTCGGAATAACCGCTGAAAACGCCCCCATAGAAGTTTCTGTATCTATGAAAGAAAAAGGCGGCTACCTATTGGGTCTCGACATCATGCGCAACACCCAATACATGGACACCTACACCGAAAGCTACCCAGACCTTTCAGTCGAAGAATTCGCAAACTTTAGAGAAGTTCACACCACAGGCATGGGGGAACACAAACTTTACCGTTCTTCTAGTCCCATCTACCTTTACCTCGGCCGCAATTACTACGTCGATTCTCTAGCTCAAGCCGCGGGCGTAACCACCTTCATCAACCTAGCCGATTCGGAGAGCAGTGCTTACTCCAACAAGGGTTACGAAACCACCTATTATTCGACACAAAACATCATCTTTTTAGGAGTTCCCCCGGAATTCTTTTCAGAGATTTTCAAAGTAGGTCTCGTAATAGGGTTCCGTTACATGATTGAGCACGAAGGCCCGTATCTGGTGCACTGCACCTATGGCATGGACCGCACCGGTTTTATAATTGCCGTCTTGGAAGCCTTAATGGGCGCTACCGCCGAAGAAATCCAAGATGATTACGCCAAAACTTTCAGCAACTACTTCACCGTGGTCAATGGCAAACAGGTTGCCTTGAACGAACAACAGATTGATTTTTTCAAGGCGGTCGTCCTCAGGAATCTAAAGGCCGTGTACCACGCCGAGGGAATCGACGTCCCCGACACCGAGCCGAATGACTGGACCGCAGCTACAGAAAATTACCTGGAAAAACTGGGCATGACCCAAGAGGAAATTTCCGCTTTGAAGGACAGGTTGAAATAA
- a CDS encoding glutamate-cysteine ligase family protein: MSDFKIFQRYGIEMEYMIVDRDSLNVLPRADVPLGKDKNGEQLSDVEHGPIGLSNELVSHVLEFKCAEPVDSLKHLGKTFHHEILKANESLKSINAMLLPTAAHPFMDPAEMKLWPYDCLDIYETYDRIFNCKGHGWANLQSTHINLSFHGDEEFGKLHAAIRALLPLIPAIAASSPFLDSKYCGFLDGRIETYRHNQEKIPSITGKVIPEAVFTYKDYEEQIFNRVKADIAPYDPEHLLNHFFLNSRGAIARFDRGAIEIRLVDIQECPDADIAIAEWEVAVLKGLAEGAFASEAEIRALDTDALAKILLATTKSAEKTVIADRDFLNIWKIDASEITAGELIQKITDCVKAKISAHSQALLAEMFKRGTLASALVKAVGADPDRDDFVYEYGKLAKCLAENRLYGI; this comes from the coding sequence ATGAGTGACTTTAAAATCTTTCAACGTTACGGCATCGAGATGGAATACATGATCGTGGATCGTGATTCCTTGAACGTTCTCCCCCGCGCCGATGTACCGCTCGGAAAAGACAAAAACGGCGAGCAGCTTTCGGACGTAGAACACGGGCCAATCGGACTTTCAAACGAACTGGTGAGCCATGTGTTGGAATTCAAATGCGCCGAACCCGTTGATAGCCTAAAGCACTTGGGCAAGACCTTTCATCACGAAATTCTGAAAGCGAACGAATCGCTCAAGAGCATTAACGCCATGCTGCTTCCCACGGCGGCCCACCCCTTTATGGACCCCGCCGAAATGAAGCTCTGGCCCTACGACTGCCTGGACATTTACGAGACTTACGACCGCATCTTTAACTGCAAAGGTCACGGTTGGGCGAATTTGCAATCCACCCACATCAACTTATCTTTCCATGGTGACGAAGAATTCGGAAAGTTGCACGCAGCTATTCGTGCCCTATTGCCGCTGATTCCCGCTATTGCAGCCTCTAGCCCGTTTTTGGACAGCAAATACTGCGGATTCCTGGATGGCCGAATCGAGACTTACCGCCACAACCAGGAGAAAATCCCGAGCATTACGGGCAAGGTGATTCCCGAAGCGGTGTTTACTTACAAGGATTACGAGGAACAGATTTTCAACCGCGTGAAGGCAGACATTGCGCCTTACGATCCGGAACACTTGCTGAACCACTTCTTCTTGAATAGCCGCGGTGCAATCGCCCGCTTTGACCGTGGAGCTATCGAGATTCGACTCGTTGACATTCAGGAATGCCCCGATGCCGACATCGCCATTGCTGAATGGGAAGTCGCCGTACTCAAGGGCCTTGCGGAAGGCGCATTCGCGAGCGAAGCCGAAATTCGCGCACTCGATACCGACGCACTCGCCAAGATTCTGCTTGCGACGACAAAATCTGCCGAAAAGACCGTTATTGCGGACCGCGATTTCTTGAATATTTGGAAGATTGATGCCAGCGAAATCACCGCCGGTGAGCTTATTCAAAAAATCACGGACTGTGTCAAAGCCAAAATCAGCGCCCATTCGCAGGCCTTGCTTGCCGAAATGTTCAAGCGCGGCACGCTCGCAAGCGCCCTCGTGAAAGCCGTCGGTGCAGACCCCGACCGCGACGACTTTGTATACGAATACGGGAAATTGGCAAAATGCTTGGCCGAAAATAGACTCTACGGAATTTAA
- a CDS encoding RimK family protein, whose protein sequence is MKKLIVVNNPKHWKLHVPGIDIISAQDYLISSKYTNERNLRVFNLCRDYNYQSKGYYVSLLAEARGHKVIPGVKNMRDFKAPAVIKHISDEIDNLIQKSLHKLTGTEFVLSIYFGQNVSPQYLELSQELYRLFQAPLLRAKFVFKQKWFIQSIRPICVDEIPESHMEFVDKFAQEYFEKTRYATSKEEDYLYDLGILTNPDEVEPPSNAQAIQNFIKAAEETGFRVEMITKKDYPRVGEFDAIFIRETTNVNHYTYSFARRAQSQGIAVIDDPDSILRCSNKVYLQELMQAAKIHSPKTIIAHAENRHTLAKEIGFPMVIKSPDSSFSMGVKKATNKEELEQILDEMFQHSDLLIAQEFTPTEFDWRVGVLDGKPLYACKYHMAKGHWQIYNWESNDKQSEEFSGKCESIPIEMVPHGIVKTALKICSLIGNGLYGVDLKEWHGHPIVIEVNDNPSIDAGIEDGVGKSRVYLAVMRSLRHRIEERMNAAQHKLQMHEKDFWNY, encoded by the coding sequence ATGAAAAAATTAATCGTTGTAAACAATCCCAAGCACTGGAAGTTACACGTTCCGGGCATCGATATCATTTCGGCACAGGACTACCTGATTTCGAGCAAGTACACTAACGAACGCAACCTGCGTGTATTCAACCTCTGCCGCGATTACAACTACCAAAGCAAAGGCTACTACGTGTCGCTGCTGGCCGAAGCCCGCGGGCACAAGGTAATTCCGGGCGTCAAGAACATGCGCGACTTCAAGGCCCCGGCAGTCATCAAGCACATTTCCGACGAAATCGACAACCTAATCCAAAAGAGTCTGCACAAGCTCACCGGCACCGAATTCGTGCTCTCGATTTATTTTGGGCAGAACGTGAGCCCGCAATACTTGGAGCTTTCGCAGGAACTTTACCGCTTGTTCCAGGCACCACTGCTGCGCGCCAAATTCGTGTTCAAGCAGAAGTGGTTTATCCAGAGTATTCGCCCAATTTGCGTGGATGAAATTCCCGAATCGCACATGGAATTCGTCGATAAATTTGCGCAGGAATATTTTGAAAAGACTCGCTACGCCACCAGTAAAGAAGAAGATTACCTGTACGACTTGGGTATTCTTACGAACCCCGACGAAGTAGAGCCACCGAGCAATGCGCAGGCGATTCAGAACTTTATCAAGGCTGCCGAAGAAACGGGATTCCGTGTGGAGATGATAACCAAGAAGGATTACCCGCGCGTAGGCGAATTCGATGCCATATTCATCCGCGAAACCACGAACGTGAACCATTACACTTACAGTTTCGCCCGCCGAGCCCAGTCGCAAGGCATCGCCGTCATTGACGATCCGGACAGCATCCTGCGCTGTTCCAACAAAGTGTACCTGCAAGAACTGATGCAGGCGGCCAAGATTCATTCGCCGAAGACGATTATCGCCCATGCCGAAAACCGTCACACGCTCGCGAAGGAAATCGGGTTCCCCATGGTCATCAAGTCGCCGGATTCCAGTTTCTCTATGGGTGTCAAGAAGGCGACCAACAAGGAAGAACTGGAACAGATTCTCGATGAGATGTTCCAGCACAGCGACTTGTTGATTGCCCAGGAATTCACTCCGACGGAATTCGACTGGCGCGTAGGCGTGCTCGACGGCAAGCCGCTTTACGCCTGCAAATACCACATGGCCAAGGGCCACTGGCAAATCTACAACTGGGAAAGCAACGACAAGCAAAGCGAAGAATTTTCGGGTAAGTGCGAAAGCATCCCCATCGAGATGGTGCCCCACGGAATCGTAAAAACCGCCCTCAAGATTTGTAGTCTCATCGGCAACGGCCTTTATGGCGTAGATTTGAAGGAATGGCACGGTCACCCGATTGTCATCGAGGTGAACGACAACCCGAGTATCGACGCGGGCATCGAAGATGGCGTGGGCAAGAGCAGAGTTTACCTTGCCGTCATGAGGTCGCTGCGTCACCGCATCGAGGAACGCATGAACGCCGCGCAACATAAACTGCAAATGCACGAGAAGGATTTCTGGAATTATTAA
- a CDS encoding peptidase-C39 like family protein, with protein sequence MRHAIDDPEKPSDSRQTSTGQPASFKKGTTMDIKILQQPDDVTCGPTSLQAVYNHLGYKISLKQLISEIEFLEDGGTLGVFLGIDALKRGFKVTLHSYNLTLLDPTWSTLSMPELKAKLELLHKAKHAPKLRKAIEAYIRFIDLGGTVAFSDLRAAMFEKYFKKGVPVLCGLSATYLYRSMREFTGADDKSVFDDIHGEPMGHFVVVYGIDDKKQFMVADPDGTNPLHKTPYYKVDKFRLLHSILLGVMTYDGNVLVIENKK encoded by the coding sequence TTGAGACACGCCATCGACGACCCGGAAAAACCTTCCGACAGCCGCCAGACGAGCACCGGACAACCGGCGAGCTTTAAAAAAGGCACAACGATGGACATCAAGATTCTACAGCAGCCCGACGACGTTACATGCGGACCGACTAGCCTACAGGCGGTCTACAACCACCTCGGCTACAAGATTTCCCTAAAGCAACTGATTTCTGAAATTGAATTTCTTGAAGATGGCGGAACCCTCGGCGTTTTCCTTGGCATTGACGCCTTAAAGCGCGGGTTCAAGGTCACGCTACATTCGTACAACCTCACGCTCTTGGACCCCACATGGAGCACGCTCAGCATGCCCGAACTGAAGGCTAAGCTGGAACTCTTGCACAAGGCAAAGCACGCCCCCAAGCTCCGCAAGGCAATCGAAGCCTACATCCGCTTTATTGATTTGGGCGGAACCGTCGCATTCTCCGACCTGCGTGCCGCCATGTTCGAAAAATATTTCAAGAAGGGAGTGCCCGTTCTTTGCGGACTTTCGGCTACCTACCTGTACCGCAGCATGCGCGAATTCACCGGAGCCGATGACAAGTCCGTCTTCGACGACATTCACGGCGAACCCATGGGGCACTTTGTTGTGGTGTACGGCATCGACGACAAGAAACAGTTCATGGTGGCCGACCCCGACGGCACCAACCCCCTCCACAAGACTCCTTACTACAAGGTGGACAAGTTCCGCCTGCTCCACAGCATCTTGCTTGGCGTCATGACCTACGACGGCAACGTGCTAGTCATCGAGAATAAGAAATAG
- the lspA gene encoding signal peptidase II, translated as MKFYNKWPFHLGLILFSIVADQLTKLWALVRFTNETGAPNHDTINVIGELVRFQLVFNKGAAFSSRPQDLMPFLPPWLFFLLISIVATIVLVWFYKSIDKRDWMSRLGVVMILGGAVGNFIDRMRLQMVVDFIDCDFPDFIMTRFPTFNVADSFVTVGVAIVILSPMILKKIHQEIKNEKNKQVDVSP; from the coding sequence ATGAAGTTTTATAATAAATGGCCGTTTCACCTGGGGCTGATTCTTTTTAGCATTGTGGCTGACCAGCTGACAAAGCTGTGGGCGCTCGTTCGCTTTACGAACGAAACGGGTGCGCCGAACCACGATACAATCAACGTCATCGGTGAATTGGTGCGTTTTCAGTTGGTGTTCAACAAGGGGGCCGCTTTCAGTAGCCGCCCGCAAGACTTGATGCCCTTTTTGCCGCCTTGGCTGTTCTTTTTGCTGATTTCGATTGTTGCAACCATTGTGCTTGTGTGGTTCTACAAGTCCATCGACAAGCGTGATTGGATGAGCCGTTTGGGCGTGGTGATGATTCTCGGTGGTGCCGTCGGTAACTTTATTGACCGTATGCGTTTGCAGATGGTGGTGGATTTTATCGATTGCGATTTCCCGGACTTTATCATGACTCGCTTCCCGACATTCAATGTCGCGGATTCCTTTGTAACCGTGGGCGTCGCGATTGTAATCCTTTCGCCGATGATCCTGAAGAAAATCCATCAAGAAATTAAGAACGAAAAAAATAAACAAGTGGACGTTAGTCCGTAG
- the dnaA gene encoding chromosomal replication initiator protein DnaA: protein MQAEWERCLNYLRGMLSDTVYKTYFAQTKLTSLTTGHAVVTVPPGLDTAVYSAYKELIRLAWREVTHDESAIEFEFQQQEAVAQAAPAGNNSFRDFLKPSIPLSGSFRFENFVPGDKAQLAFNAALAVARNPDGTQYNPLFIYGSSGLGKTHLLQAIGNYILEEDPTKRVCYLTSEDFSQQYMKCLREQRITEMSDFYRNEVDILLIDDIQNWTGKYETQNEFFLIFNALHQAGKQIVLTSDAPAAEVKNLSDRLVSRFAWGLTVDIQPPDVETREAILHKKAEERHLEISDDVLHYLAENIASNVRCLESAIIKLTLQSSLMHHDIDMSIAQKVVAEIAPTLRRRVSLDAVLHTVSKHYEVPEAKLTESGRGTKEISKARQVAMYLMRECSPISLQSIGSRFGGKDHSTVVHAIKSIKKEMETDPSFARLIESLKNSIHD, encoded by the coding sequence ATGCAAGCTGAATGGGAAAGATGTTTGAACTACCTCCGTGGGATGCTTTCGGACACGGTTTATAAGACTTATTTTGCGCAGACCAAGCTCACAAGCCTTACCACCGGTCATGCCGTCGTTACCGTTCCGCCCGGACTGGATACCGCCGTCTATTCTGCTTACAAGGAACTCATCCGCCTCGCCTGGCGCGAAGTCACGCACGACGAATCTGCTATTGAATTTGAATTCCAGCAACAAGAAGCTGTAGCCCAGGCTGCACCTGCAGGCAACAACAGTTTCCGCGATTTCTTGAAGCCGAGCATTCCGCTTTCGGGTTCTTTCCGCTTTGAAAATTTTGTGCCGGGCGACAAGGCTCAGCTTGCGTTCAACGCAGCACTCGCCGTTGCCAGGAACCCCGATGGTACGCAATACAATCCGCTCTTTATTTACGGTTCTTCGGGCCTTGGCAAGACACACCTTTTGCAGGCTATAGGCAACTACATCTTGGAAGAAGATCCGACCAAGCGCGTGTGCTACCTGACCTCCGAAGATTTTTCGCAGCAGTACATGAAGTGCCTGCGCGAACAGCGTATCACCGAAATGTCCGACTTCTACAGAAACGAAGTCGATATCTTGCTGATTGACGATATTCAGAACTGGACAGGCAAGTACGAAACCCAGAACGAATTCTTCTTGATCTTTAACGCATTGCACCAGGCCGGCAAGCAGATCGTGCTGACCTCTGATGCACCGGCGGCCGAAGTCAAGAACTTGTCCGACCGCTTGGTCAGTCGTTTCGCTTGGGGCCTCACGGTCGACATCCAGCCGCCTGACGTAGAAACCCGCGAAGCTATTTTGCACAAGAAGGCCGAAGAACGCCACCTGGAAATCAGCGATGACGTTCTGCATTACCTTGCCGAAAACATCGCAAGCAACGTGCGCTGCCTCGAAAGCGCTATCATCAAGCTCACCCTGCAATCGAGCCTGATGCACCACGACATCGACATGAGCATCGCCCAGAAGGTGGTCGCCGAAATCGCTCCGACGCTTCGCCGCCGCGTAAGCCTCGACGCCGTGCTCCACACCGTTTCGAAGCACTACGAAGTGCCCGAAGCCAAGCTCACCGAATCGGGTCGCGGCACCAAGGAAATTTCGAAGGCCCGCCAGGTCGCCATGTACCTGATGCGCGAATGCTCGCCCATCAGCTTGCAGTCCATCGGTTCGCGCTTTGGCGGCAAGGACCACTCCACCGTGGTTCACGCCATCAAAAGCATCAAGAAAGAAATGGAAACCGACCCGAGCTTTGCACGACTCATCGAAAGCTTGAAGAACTCGATTCACGACTAG
- a CDS encoding ATP synthase F0 subunit B — MKRSFVKFAFAVLFLVSASFADDFEDALAAVDSAEAANMPGMYDVNHFEYLDCWVESAANIVARERNRIGAIRDEAKVCGCYTIREKGGYGWRATDEGKKIVKVWDIPKPRLLTCPKGMTCSDEFFIEQCVDHIKQSVPMLSDYAKGAPLEGAIALTFEDKTKTPFGEYLESHKAAADSINCFINVHNRPDAAFDSDNRNPFLFHLSGMPRKLIPSAVGRFTDYSDVRCLDRGILTGFANNGYVENVRHVDANGLLYGEEIGYMNDPTYPKKQGPEWGGILWKSNYRMGMREGVSTFYRSSVLDQKIYGTVDSSYYFQFLEVPYTQGYVNGTARMFSDKGFVMAEIPYKRNAMHGRMTVHNPFKKKPVALTFNANSLEGFVDFGEFGGVFHKGLPNGVITFWTVKDTCYQWMPGETVCYSERITKKQWGTYKMGEFQGVMECADGTKGGKDLVCPDLDSAAVKKIALNAEIAVKEKERAKAEALMKDAEEDLAKQKEADSLKAAEAAAAAQSAPEQQAAAAPAPAKPEQSEEEMAAAIQKGKKALAAKKVETAPAPAPEEPHEPTALEKAEKAKLEAQKALQEAEKALAEAKKAEREAIMAEQKALKAERQAKKARKAKESSKPKKSGKKKK, encoded by the coding sequence ATGAAGAGATCTTTTGTGAAATTTGCCTTCGCGGTGCTGTTCCTAGTGTCCGCGTCTTTTGCCGATGATTTTGAAGATGCTCTTGCTGCGGTGGATTCTGCCGAAGCTGCCAATATGCCGGGCATGTATGATGTCAACCATTTTGAATACCTCGACTGCTGGGTGGAGTCTGCCGCCAATATCGTTGCGAGAGAACGAAACCGTATCGGGGCCATTCGTGACGAAGCCAAGGTGTGCGGCTGCTATACCATTCGTGAAAAGGGTGGTTATGGTTGGCGTGCCACGGACGAAGGCAAAAAGATCGTGAAGGTCTGGGACATTCCGAAGCCTCGTCTCTTGACTTGCCCCAAGGGCATGACCTGTTCCGATGAATTCTTTATCGAACAGTGTGTGGACCATATCAAGCAGTCTGTCCCCATGCTTAGCGATTATGCAAAGGGTGCACCCCTGGAAGGTGCCATTGCCCTTACGTTTGAAGATAAGACGAAGACTCCGTTTGGTGAATATTTGGAATCCCACAAGGCTGCTGCCGATTCCATCAACTGCTTTATCAACGTCCATAACAGACCCGATGCCGCTTTTGATTCCGATAACCGTAACCCGTTCCTGTTCCATCTTTCGGGTATGCCCAGAAAGTTGATTCCCTCTGCAGTGGGTCGTTTTACCGATTACAGTGACGTACGTTGCTTGGATAGGGGTATTTTGACTGGTTTTGCAAATAACGGTTACGTCGAAAATGTGCGCCATGTAGATGCGAACGGCCTTCTTTATGGCGAAGAAATCGGCTACATGAACGACCCGACATATCCAAAGAAGCAAGGCCCTGAATGGGGAGGCATTCTTTGGAAATCTAACTACAGAATGGGTATGCGCGAAGGTGTTTCGACCTTCTATCGCTCGAGTGTCTTGGACCAGAAGATTTACGGAACTGTCGATAGCTCCTACTACTTCCAGTTCCTGGAAGTGCCTTATACCCAGGGATACGTGAACGGAACGGCCCGTATGTTCTCGGATAAGGGCTTTGTGATGGCAGAAATTCCGTATAAGCGTAACGCCATGCATGGCCGTATGACAGTGCATAACCCCTTTAAGAAGAAACCGGTGGCGTTGACCTTCAATGCCAACAGTCTCGAAGGTTTTGTGGACTTTGGTGAATTTGGTGGCGTGTTCCACAAGGGTCTTCCGAATGGTGTCATTACCTTCTGGACTGTCAAGGATACTTGCTACCAGTGGATGCCGGGCGAAACGGTTTGCTATTCGGAACGCATAACCAAAAAGCAGTGGGGCACCTACAAGATGGGTGAATTCCAGGGTGTTATGGAATGTGCCGACGGAACCAAGGGCGGCAAGGATTTGGTTTGCCCCGATTTGGATTCTGCCGCTGTGAAGAAGATCGCCTTGAATGCCGAAATCGCCGTCAAGGAAAAGGAACGCGCCAAGGCCGAAGCCTTAATGAAGGATGCCGAAGAAGATCTCGCAAAGCAGAAAGAAGCGGATTCTCTGAAGGCAGCCGAAGCCGCCGCTGCGGCTCAATCGGCTCCGGAACAACAGGCTGCTGCCGCTCCTGCTCCTGCAAAGCCGGAACAGTCCGAAGAAGAAATGGCTGCTGCTATTCAGAAGGGCAAGAAGGCTCTAGCTGCAAAGAAGGTTGAAACTGCCCCGGCCCCTGCTCCGGAAGAGCCGCACGAACCGACCGCACTCGAAAAGGCGGAAAAGGCCAAGCTTGAAGCACAGAAGGCTTTACAAGAAGCGGAAAAGGCTCTTGCTGAAGCGAAGAAGGCTGAACGCGAAGCGATCATGGCCGAACAGAAGGCCCTTAAGGCAGAACGCCAGGCCAAGAAGGCCCGCAAGGCAAAAGAATCTTCCAAGCCGAAAAAGTCGGGCAAGAAAAAGAAGTAA
- a CDS encoding squalene/phytoene synthase family protein, translated as MSNILDSIEVGESTMNRREAWKYAEEILLQVSRTFALNINVLKGKLHKSILLAYLYLRIADTVEDDPDMKASEKEVILGKFAEIFKTEKLPDESIAAFEQALPESWRKSEHPYMNLCLHTHVVVPLLREMPETYAAPVRAVTIEMCHGMAKFALRQEAALSSGWFTLESVADLDEYCYYVAGIVGKLLTNLFTADTCLINDARKVEMQKLDVSFGLALQVANIVKDCVEDSTRRVCFVPEEICRRHGFAHSYEMFEVPAEAGARADFDKRRAAVMGELVQKAWGHLDDAIAYTKLVPNIKMRTRLFCLWPLFMAAENMKLIGDGSSLFASEKKVKITRDTVKRIVKQTMLHFYSDSWIENSYNKLKQER; from the coding sequence ATGTCGAATATTCTTGATTCAATCGAAGTTGGCGAAAGCACCATGAACAGACGTGAGGCATGGAAGTATGCCGAAGAAATCCTGCTTCAGGTTTCTAGAACGTTTGCGCTCAATATCAATGTGCTCAAGGGAAAACTCCACAAGAGCATTTTGCTTGCCTACCTTTACCTGCGCATTGCCGACACGGTCGAAGACGACCCCGATATGAAGGCTTCTGAAAAAGAAGTCATTCTGGGCAAGTTCGCCGAAATCTTCAAGACGGAAAAACTCCCTGACGAATCGATAGCGGCCTTTGAACAGGCGCTCCCTGAAAGCTGGCGCAAGTCCGAACATCCGTACATGAATCTTTGCCTGCATACTCATGTGGTGGTGCCCCTGTTGCGCGAAATGCCTGAAACGTATGCAGCTCCCGTGCGTGCGGTGACTATCGAAATGTGCCATGGCATGGCAAAGTTTGCGCTCAGGCAAGAGGCTGCCTTAAGTTCCGGCTGGTTCACGCTTGAAAGTGTCGCAGACCTCGATGAATACTGCTACTACGTGGCAGGCATTGTCGGAAAGCTTCTGACGAATCTTTTTACCGCAGATACTTGCCTGATTAACGATGCCCGCAAGGTCGAAATGCAAAAGCTGGACGTGAGCTTTGGGCTTGCGCTCCAGGTGGCAAACATCGTGAAGGACTGCGTCGAAGATTCTACTCGCAGGGTCTGCTTTGTGCCCGAAGAAATTTGCAGACGTCATGGGTTCGCGCATTCCTATGAAATGTTCGAGGTCCCTGCTGAAGCTGGTGCCCGCGCTGATTTTGACAAGCGTCGTGCCGCGGTAATGGGCGAACTGGTGCAAAAGGCTTGGGGACACTTGGACGATGCGATTGCCTACACCAAGCTTGTTCCGAATATCAAGATGCGTACAAGGCTGTTCTGCCTGTGGCCGCTCTTTATGGCCGCCGAGAACATGAAGTTGATTGGCGATGGCTCGAGTCTCTTTGCCTCCGAAAAGAAGGTGAAAATTACCCGCGACACCGTCAAGCGAATCGTTAAGCAGACGATGTTGCATTTCTATTCGGATTCTTGGATCGAGAATTCTTACAATAAGTTGAAACAGGAAAGATAA